One Brassica napus cultivar Da-Ae chromosome C4, Da-Ae, whole genome shotgun sequence genomic region harbors:
- the LOC125586313 gene encoding PLAT domain-containing protein 2, which produces MARRDVLFLSVLLILVTVSSISSADDEPDCVYTFYLRTGSIWKAGTESIISARIYDKYGDYIGIRNIEAWGGLMGPGYNYFERGNLDIFSGRAPCLPSPVCSLNLTSDGSGDHHGWYVNYVEVTTAGVHATCSQQSFEVEQWLATDTSPYELTAVRNNCPVSLRESVGRVGSEIRKSLSWIV; this is translated from the exons ATGGCTCGCCGTGACGTTCTTTTTCTCTCCGTCCTCCTCATCCTCGTCACCGTCTCCTCCATCTCATCAGCC GACGATGAACCAGATTGTGTCTACACATTCTACCTCCGAACCGGTTCCATTTGGAAAGCCGGCACTGAGTCGATCATAAGCGCTAGGATCTACGACAAATACGGAGACTACATAGGGATCcgaaacatagaggcatggggTGGGCTAATGGGACCAGGTTACAACTACTTCGAGAGGGGTAATCTCGACATTTTCAGTGGGAGAGCGCCGTGTCTTCCGAGCCCAGTCTGTTCGTTGAATCTTACCTCCGACGGCTCCGGCGACCACCACGGTTGGTATGTTAACTACGTGGAGGTTACGACGGCTGGAGTTCACGCTACGTGCTCTCAGCAAAGCTTCGAAGTTGAGCAATGGCTTGCGACTGATACGTCACCGTATGAGCTCACCGCTGTAAGGAATAACTGCCCTGTGTCGCTTAGGGAGAGTGTCGGCCGGGTCGGGTCTGAGATCCGGAAGTCTCTCTCTTGGATTGTATGA
- the LOC106375168 gene encoding NDR1/HIN1-like protein 13, with translation MEGPRLPPSAAFHESDDDKSDDPPSAWHRPTSSLSALPSQDPPPHHWRNHSLNLSPILATPPRSLPPPHSIPELETYVVQVPRDQVYWTPPPEHAKYVEERRNNPEKNKRNGCSKRIMWFFIILIFFGFIIGAITLILHLVFNPTLPVFAVKRLTVKPSNIEITLRAENPTSNMRVSYMMEKTGMISLTYKNKSLGRGKFPKMSQAASGSDNVNVKLNGSTKNAVMPPRGSKQPVSLVLMMELKADYEAGPVKKNKEVVVTCDVKVKGLLDAKKVEIVSENCESEFKN, from the coding sequence ATGGAGGGGCCACGGCTTCCTCCTTCCGCCGCCTTCCATGAATCCGACGATGACAAATCCGACGATCCTCCTTCCGCCTGGCACCGTCCAACCTCGAGTCTCTCCGCATTGCCCTCTCAAGATCCTCCACCACACCATTGGCGTAatcattctcttaatctctctccAATCCTGGCGACACCTCCGCGGTCTCTCCCTCCTCCCCATTCAATCCCCGAGCTAGAGACCTACGTTGTCCAGGTACCGAGAGATCAAGTCTATTGGACTCCTCCTCCTGAACACGCAAAATACGTCGAAGAACGCCGTAATAACCCGGAGAAAAACAAAAGGAATGGGTGCTCTAAACGTATTATGTGGTTCTTTATCATCTTGATCTTTTTTGGATTCATCATTGGTGCAATCACCCTCATCCTTCACCTCGTTTTCAACCCCACTCTTCCAGTTTTCGCAGTCAAGAGATTAACGGTAAAACCTAGTAATATCGAGATCACGTTGAGAGCCGAGAATCCGACGTCTAACATGAGGGTAAGCTATATGATGGAAAAAACCGGAATGATTTCATTAACGTACAAGAACAAGAGCCTGGGACGCGGGAAATTCCCAAAGATGTCCCAAGCGGCGTCTGGATCCGACAACGTCAATGTAAAGCTCAATGGGTCGACCAAGAACGCCGTTATGCCACCTCGGGGATCAAAACAACCGGTGAGTTTGGTGCTGATGATGGAGCTAAAGGCGGACTATGAAGCAGGACCAGTGAAAAAGAACAAGGAAGTGGTGGTGACTTGTGATGTTAAGGTTAAGGGGTTATTAGATGCCAAGAAGGTCGAGATTGTGTCGGAGAATTGTGAGAGTGAGTTCAAGAACTGA